A genomic stretch from Falco naumanni isolate bFalNau1 chromosome 4, bFalNau1.pat, whole genome shotgun sequence includes:
- the LOC121087966 gene encoding uncharacterized protein LOC121087966 produces MPAGSETELPLAKAELIGDGGSHFFVCGESGAPSPPGQRAVTAASISPVPRRVDVSPSSFFTTGTSTSILADTGEGPSTSHLAQPSPLAPRSFCWENRPEQAVEAAPGESTTCLICLEPVGDSTSYSVMVRPVCKHAWFHRHCIHNQAIHVGYSCFCCPHCQNTNQFLMEMLSMGIRIPRRLVFIHPAHKAGGCELCPAMACPKSPGPPLSHESRIQLHRAVANQAGTPCICLMPGQQGVINFPFSIRLLSCENSGANAAFNERHRRCDASECLCPGGRELAEEEG; encoded by the coding sequence ATGCCAGCCGGCTCTGAGACAGAgctgccactggccaaggccgagctAATTGGCGATGGTGGTAGCCACTTCTTCGTCTGTGGTGAGAGCGGGGCGCCATCACCTCCTGGGCAACGGGCTGTGACTGCAGCTTCCATCTCCCCTGTGCCTCGGAGGGTGGATGTGTCACCCAGTTCCTTCTTCACTACAGGTACCTCCACTTCCATCCTCGCTGACACCGGGGaaggacccagcacttctcacCTCGCTCAACCCTCTCCTCTTGcccccaggtccttctgctGGGAGAACCGCCCAGAGCAGGCAGTGGAGGCGGCTCCAGGGGAGAGCACCACCTGTCTCATCTGCCTGGAGCCTGTGGGGGACAGCACGTCCTACAGTGTCATGGTGCGCCCAGTGTGCAAACACGCCTGGTTCCACAGGCACTGCATCCACAATCAAGCTATCCACGTTGGCtactcctgcttctgctgcccaCATTGTCAGAATACAAACCAATTTCTGATGGAAATGCTCAGCATGGGGATCCGGATCCCTAGGAGGTTGGTTTTTATCCATCCAGCTCACAAGGCAGGAGGGTGTGAGCTCTGCCCTGCCATGGCCTGCCCCAAGAGTCCTGGCCCTCCGCTGTCCCATGAGTCCAGGATTCAGCTTCACAGAGCAGTTGCAAACCAGGCAGGGACACCCTGCATCTGCCTtatgccagggcagcagggggtcatcaattttcctttctccatcagGCTGTTATCGTGTGAGAACAGCGGTGCCAACGCAGCATTCAATGAGAGGCACAGGCGCTGCGATGCCAGTGAGTGCCTTTGTCcaggaggcagggagctggcagaggaagaggGGTGA
- the LOC121086607 gene encoding uncharacterized protein LOC121086607, translating into MPAGSETELPLAKAELIGDGGSHFFVCGESGAPSPPGQRAVTAASISPVPRRVDVSPSSFFTTGTSTSILADTGEGPSTSHLAQPSPLAPRSFCWENRPEQAVEAAPGESTTCLICLEPVGDSTSYSVMVRPVCKHAWFHRHCIHNQAIHVGYSCFCCPHCQNTNQFLMEMLSMGIRIPRRLVFIHPAHKAGGCELCPATACPKSPGPPLSHESRIQLHRAVANQAGTPCICLMPGQQGVINFPFSIRLLSCENSGANAAFNERHRRCDASECLCPGGRELAEEEG; encoded by the coding sequence ATGCCAGCCGGCTCTGAGACAGAgctgccactggccaaggccgagctAATTGGCGATGGTGGTAGCCACTTCTTCGTCTGTGGTGAGAGCGGGGCGCCATCACCTCCTGGGCAACGGGCTGTGACTGCAGCTTCCATCTCCCCTGTGCCTCGGAGGGTGGATGTGTCACCCAGTTCCTTCTTCACTACAGGTACCTCCACTTCCATCCTCGCTGACACCGGGGaaggacccagcacttctcacCTCGCTCAACCCTCTCCTCTTGcccccaggtccttctgctGGGAGAACCGCCCAGAGCAGGCAGTGGAGGCGGCTCCAGGGGAGAGCACCACCTGTCTCATCTGCCTGGAGCCTGTGGGGGACAGCACGTCCTACAGTGTCATGGTGCGCCCAGTGTGCAAACACGCCTGGTTCCACAGGCACTGCATCCACAATCAAGCTATCCACGTTGGCtactcctgcttctgctgcccaCATTGTCAGAATACAAACCAATTTCTGATGGAAATGCTCAGCATGGGGATCCGGATCCCTAGGAGGTTGGTTTTTATCCATCCAGCTCACAAGGCAGGAGGGTGTGAGCTCTGCCCTGCCACGGCCTGCCCCAAGAGTCCTGGCCCTCCGCTGTCCCATGAGTCCAGGATTCAGCTTCACAGAGCAGTTGCAAACCAGGCAGGGACACCCTGCATCTGCCTtatgccagggcagcagggggtcatcaattttcctttctccatcagGCTGTTATCGTGTGAGAACAGCGGTGCCAACGCAGCATTCAATGAGAGGCACAGGCGCTGCGATGCCAGTGAGTGCCTTTGTCcaggaggcagggagctggcagaggaagaggGGTGA
- the LOC121086608 gene encoding putative HTLV-1-related endogenous sequence, translating into MPTNTPKPRGATTPARQPQSPQSPARRGSTPRWGACATKPADTPRDRPHTRDHPRPAPEPRRQRQQRAGPREGPANVRAEDPGAAQARRPRTHRRPSRAAAAAALRSAARAMRARGAARVAGRRAGGRAGRAEGPVRSGRAGPGPPPAAKGRDPGSAAAGDLPPGKLSPEARGRGAGQSVLRGSRGKAPILPDWRCWGCWSRVLGSHGTDPALPGWGCCSQHMVLLRGYSLGVFWACYRVLGPDVASGSGVASARAQHGRSGCRS; encoded by the coding sequence ATGCCCACAAACACCCCCAAACCCAGGGGCGCCACTACACCTGCCCGCCAGCCCCAAAGCCCACAGAGCCCTGCCAGGCGCGGGAGCACCCCGCGATGGGGCGCCTGTGCCACAAAACCGGCCGACACCCCCCGCGACCGGCCGCACACCCGAGACCACCCCCGCCCGGCCCCAGAACCGCGACGGCAGCGGCAGCAACGGGCCGGGCCCAGAGAGGGCCCCGCAAATGTCAGAGCCGAGGACCCCGGGGCGGCCCAGGCCCGACGGCCGCGCACTCACCGCCGGCCcagccgcgccgccgccgccgccgcgctaCGGAGCGCCGCGAGGGCCATGCGAGCGCGCGGCGCAGCCCGCGTTGCCGGGAGACGCGCtgggggccgggcgggccgcgCCGAGGGGCCCGTGCGCTCGGGCAGAGCCGGGCCGGGACCGCCTCCCGCGGCCAAGGGCAGGGACCCCGGCTCCGCGGCTGCGGGTGACCTTCCCCCGGGGAAACTGAGCCCGGAAGCACGCGGCCGTGGCGCTGGGCAGTCAGTGCTGCGGGGGAGCCGTGGGAAGGCCCCGATCCTGCCTGACTggcggtgctggggctgctggtccCGAGTGCTGGGCAGTCATGGGACGGAtccagcactgcctggctgggggtgctgctctCAGCACATGGTGCTGTTACGTGGCTACTCTCTTGGTGTTTTCTGGGCCTGCTATAGGGTTTTGGGGCCCGATGTTGCAAGCGGGAGCGGTGTTGCATCCGCACGGGCCCAGCATGGCCGGAGCGGCTGTCGCTCTtga